From the genome of Magnolia sinica isolate HGM2019 chromosome 12, MsV1, whole genome shotgun sequence:
attATAATTTTCCATCTAAAAAAGCACTCTCTAAGTATTTTGGTTCCTAAAGGtactatttggtaaaatccaaatcCTAGAGGCATTTTGCCATAAAAAtcccatttttattttatattcatACAATTTAAATAGGTGCTATTATTTAAATACTCTTATTTAATTAGTAATTAAATGTCGACTCTAGTTGAATCTTCGGGTCAACCCATCCTAGCTAGACATCTAATTGAATTGAGCTTCCGGCTTTTGAGCTATACCCAGAAGATCCACAGTACATAGCGGTTTCCTGTTTTGAACAAGTGGGGCTCACGAACCAGAGATCCATACCGTTGACATTATGGCCCCCCAGGTTGCTCCAGGCACTAAAACCTCACCTGGAAGTTTTTAGTTGCCAAAGCTCCCTTTTGTTGAATGGGCCATCATccactggtggggcccatagaaaatGTCCCCCAGATGGGTTTTCCGTTTATGCAAGTTAGCTGATGAATTGCTAGCAAATGGATTAGCAACAAGGAATTCTACAAAGCAGTCTGAGACATGTTAACTGTGCACATTGCATATCTTCATTTTGAGCTGAAtcattgatttggtgggcaatgaATCGACTGACCATAGATGTCTCATCTGTTTAGCCAAATAAAAATGGAGGGTTGATAGAATTTTTCAAGCATTCAAACATAAAAAGGAGTCCACATTTAATGGGCAAAACTGTAACAATCTAACTGTAAGATAATGATTCACTGCAATTTTTACCAGGTGATGGCCCACTGGATTAACAGTCACAAATGATCAAATGCATAGTCATGACCTTCACATATCAAGATGATCTCTAAAGACCTCAATGCAAGTCTGATCCTGGCTAGCTTGCAGTTGAAGGTCTTGTTTATGGTCCCTAGTACTCAAATCAATCTATTTACTTGCAAAATTGTGATTAAGCCTAATCCTGATTTTGGTGACACTGCAAGGAAAATgggctttaccggcggtcaaaaacCGTCCATAAATGTCCCAAAAACTGCTGGTATAAGAACTATCGGCAGTAGGACACGTGCCGCTAAAAGGAGGCATCCCTGTATCTTTTACCGGAATCATTtacaatgtaaaagaaaaaaaaaacaattaaaaattctgCTAGGCTGAATCTTCTAGATCAGAAGACCTTTACGGGCTTAAATTAGAATTCAAACacaacctgtaaatcatttacaaccagccCCATTTATAAGCATCCTGAGAATGAAAGGTTACATAATGTACAGAAAATTTACAGATTGAGACATAGGGACAAGCAGGAGAAAAAAAAACAACGGATGTCAGCGACGCCCGAGGCCAGACTTCCCAAATGCACCCCAAGAACCAGGACCCATGCCATATAGAGGGCCTTTGTCAGCAGCACCTTGCCATGCATAGAGGTCAGCTAATAAAATAGTATGTACACTCATAATCTGAGTTACActatctaaaattaaattttcgGTCATAAATATATCCTGCAAAAACAGCCATACCGAATGAAGTCCATATCGATCCCCATATAAAGCAGCAAAGCCCCCCTCTGGGCTACCACATTTCCATCCCTTGAAATCGCTGCAGAATTTGCCGAAGGTTTCCCCTCTCTTCTCTGTTGACTGGTTGACGGCGATAGCCTGAGATCTGATTGTCACATTCTCGCTGGATGGTGTGTGGACAAGTAATTGTTGTTATGTGGTGATTGATAACCAAGATCTAGGACACTCATTTGCAGGGCACACCAGcctagttttggatccatcaatGCCCTGGATCCCACGTGAATGTCTATGGCTGCTAGGTTGGCCCATGTGGCTATGTGTAGAGTGCTTATCAAGAGA
Proteins encoded in this window:
- the LOC131220848 gene encoding uncharacterized protein LOC131220848 isoform X1 yields the protein MPSHISSIPSLLPIGTIPGATVYYVQNIENVTIRSQAIAVNQSTEKRGETFGKFCSDFKGWKCGSPEGGFAALYGDRYGLHSVWLFLQDIFMTENLILDSVTQIMSVHTILLADLYAWQGAADKGPLYGMGPGSWGAFGKSGLGRR